The DNA window CTGGAAACCTCGCGGCTGTGGCGCGACGTCACCAGCCGCATCGCCCGCGAGGAATTTCCGGACGTGCGGCTGGAACATGTGCTGGTCGATTCGATGGCCATGCACCTGCTGTCCAAGCCGCGCGAGTTCGATGTGATCGTCACCGAGAACATGTTCGGCGACATCCTGACCGACGAAGCCTCGATGCTGGCCGGCTCGCTGGGCCTGTTGCCGTCGGCCTCACTGGGCGACGGCAAGCGTGGCCTGTACGAGCCGATCCATGGCTCGGCGCCGGATATCGCCGGCAAGGGCATCGCCAATCCCTACGCCACCATCCTCAGCTGCGCGATGCTGTTGCGGCATTCGCTGGGATGGGAAGATGAGGCGGCCTGCATCGAACGCGCGGTGGATGCGGCCTTGAATGCGCAGGCCTTCACCAATGATCTGGCCCCGGGCGGGCGCGGCATCTCGACCACGGCCGCTGCCGAGGCGGTGATCGCGCAGTTGGAAGAGCATTGCTACGTGGCGGATCTGCGCGACTGAGGCCATACCAGGCCGGGCGGCGCCAGCGCTGCCCGGCCGATGCGCGCTCGCACACGCCACGACCTTCTGTGGCTAGACTGCACGCATGAAGACCATCGGCCTGATCGGCGGCATGAGCTGGGAATCGACGATTCCCTTCTACCGCATCCTCAACCAGACCATCGCCCAGCGCCTGGGCGGTTTCCACTCGGCGCGCGTACTGCTGCACAGCGTGGACTTCGACGATTACGAACGGTTGCAGCGCAGCGGCGACTGGGACCAGGCCGGCGCATTGCTGGCCGAAGTCGCGCGCGGACTGGAAGCGTCAGGCGCCGATTTCCTGGTGATCTGCAGCAACACCATGCACAAGGTGGTCAACGAGGTGGAGGCGGCCATCGCCATCCCGGTCCTGCATGTGGTCGACCCCACCGCGACAGCGATCACCCAGGCCGGACATTCGGTGGTCGGCCTGCTGGGCACGCGCTTCACCATGGAAGAGGCGTTCTACCGGGATCGGCTCGCGGCCAGGGGTTTGCAGGTGGTGATCCCCGAGGCCGATGATCGCGACACCGTGCATCGCGTGATCTATCAGGAGCTGTGCCAGGGCGTGGTGTCCGATGTCTCGCGCCAGGCATATCGCGGCATCATGGCGCGGCTGGTGGCGCAAGGCGCGACCGCCATCATCCTGGGCTGCACGGAAATCTCGTTGTTGGTGGGCGCGGACGACGCCAGCGTGCCGCTGTTCGACACGACCCGGCTGCACGCCACGGCCACCGCCGACATGGCGTTGTCGGCGTGAGCCTGCGGGTGCTGTTCCTGTGCAGCCAGAACCGGCTGCGCAGTCCTACTGCCGAACAGGTGTTCGCGGACTGGCCGGGGATCGAAACGTCGTCGGCAGGCCTGAACCAGGATGCGGAGAATCCGCTCACACCGGAACTGCTGGCCTGGTCGCAGCTGGTGTTCGTGATGGAGCGTGCGCATCGGAACAAGCTGTCCAGCCGGTTCAAGCAGCACTTGAACGGCCAGCGTGTGATCTGCCTCGACATCCCCGACGACTACAGCTATATGGACCCGGACCTGGTCAAGCTGCTGCGGGCCAAGGTGCCGCGCTTTCTGCCAGCCGATCGCGGGTGAATCGCGCGGGAAGGCGGCACGCCGTCCCGCGCCAGAGGCTTCATTGACCGGCCGCCTCGCCCGACTCTTCCGGCTTGACCTTGAACCACGCCGCATACAGCGCCGGCAAAAACAACAGCGTCAGCAAGGTCGCCACGGTCAGGCCACCCATGATCGCCACCGCCATCGGCCCGAAGAATGCACTGCGCGACAGCGGAATCATCGCCAGCACGGCCGCCAGCGCGGTCAGCACGATGGGACGGAAGCGGCGCACGGTGGCGTCGATGATCGCGTGCCAGCGATCGTGGCCGGCATCGATGTCCTGCTGGATCTGATCTACCAGGATCACAGAGTTGCGCATGATCATGCCGGCCAGGGCGATCGTGCCCAGCATGGCGACAAAGCCAAACGGCACCCGGAAGATCAGCAGCGCGAGGGTCACGCCAATCAGTCCCAGCGGGGCGGTCATCGCCACCAGCGCCATACGCGGGAAGCTGCGCAGCTGGAGCATAAGCAAGGTCGCCACCACCAGCAGGAACAGCGGCATGCCGGCGTTGATGGAGTTCTGCCCGCGCGCCGAGTCTTCGACCGTACCGCCGGTCTGCAGCAGGTAGCCTTCCGGCAGGCTGGCACGCACCTTCTCCAACGTCGGCATGATCTGGGCGATCACGGTCGGCGCAGTGAGCGAATCGGTGTTGATGTCGGCACGCACGGTCACCGTGGGCAGGCGATCGCGATGCCAGATGATGCCGTCCTCGAACTCGTAATGCAGGGTGGCAATCTGCGACAGCGGCACGCTGGCGCCGCTGGTGGTCGGCACCGCCAGGCTGCCGAGCAGATCCATGCGCGCACGTTCCTGCTCCGGGCCGCGCAGCAGGATCTCGACCAGTTCGTTGCCTTCGCGATACGTGCTGACGTGCAGACCCGACAAGGAACTGGTCAGGAAGTTGGACACCTGCGCCGTGCTCACGCCCAGCGCGCGTGCCCGGTCCTGATCGATTTCCAGGCGGACGATCTTGCTCGGTTCATCCCAGTCCAGGTTGACGTTGGCCACGTTGGGATTGGCGCGCACCTTGTCCGCCACCTGCTGGGCCAGCGCCTGCACGCGGTCGATGTGCTCGCCGGAGACGCGGAACTGCACCGGATAACCCACCGGCGGTCCGTTCTCCAGCCGGGTCACGCGGAACTGGATGTCGGGGAACTGCGGCGCGACCTCGTTGATCAGCCACTTGCGAGTGGCTTCGCGCGCTTCGATGTCATTGGTCAGCACCACGAACTGCGAAAAGTTGGCCTGCGGCAGCTGTTGATCCAACGGCAGGTAGAAACGCGGAGAACCGGTGCCGACATAGGCGACGTAGTTCTGCACGCCCTCGCGCTTGGCCAGCAGCTTCTCCAGCTTGTGCGCCTGCGCGTCGGTGGCCTTGAGCGAGCTGCCTTCGGCCAGTTCCAGATCCACCATCAGTTCCGGCCGCACCGAATCCGGGAAGAACTGCTGCGGCACGAAACGGAACAGCACGATGGACAGCACGAACGCCAGCACGGTGATGCCGATCACCAGCCAGCGATGGCGCAGGCAAGCATCGAGCAGCTTGCGGAAGCGCTGGTAGAACGGCCGCTGATAGGGATCGTGATCGTGGTGATCGCCGCTCGGCGGCTGCAACCAGCCGGCGAAGGCCGGATGGCGATCGGCCCAGCGCGCGCGTTGGGCGTGCCAGCGCGCGGCCAGTGAGCCGGGCTTGGGCGCACGCGGCTGGCCGAGGTCCGGCAGCATCTTGTCGCCCAGGTAGGGAATGAACAGTACGGCGGCAATCCAAGACACCACCAATGCGATGGTGACCACCTGGAACAGCGAGCGCGTGTATTCACCGGTGCTCGATGCGGCGGTGGCGATCGGCAGGAAGCCCGCCGCCGTGACCAGCGTGCCGGTCAGCATCGGAAAGGCGGTGGACTCGTAGGCAAAGCTGGCCGCCTTCAGGCGGTCATAGCCCTGCTCCATCTTGATGGCCATCATCTCCACCGCGATGATCGCGTCATCCACCAGCAGCCCCAGCGCCAGCACCAGCGCGCCCAGCGAAATCTTGTGCAGGCCGATGCCAAAGTAATGCATCACCGCGAACGTCATCGCCAGCACCAGCGGAATCGAGACCGCCACCACCAGGCCGGTACGCAGCCCCAGCGAGAAGAAGCTCACCACCAGCACGATGATCACCGCCTCGGTGAGCACGCGCACGAATTCACCGACGGATTCTTCCACCGCGTGCGGCTGGTCCGAGACCTTGCGCAGCTGCATGCCCACCGGCAGGGTTTTCTGCAGGCGCTGGAATTCCTTCTCCAGCGTGTCGCCCAGCTTGAGGATGTCGCCGCCGTCCTTCATCGCCACCGCGATGCCCAGCGCGTCCTCGCCCATGAAGCGCATGCGCGGCGCCGACGGATCGGCAAAACCGCGATGCACGTCGGCGATGTCGCCCAGTTTGACCGTGCGGCCATTGGCATGGATGGGGAACTGGCGGATCTGTTCGACTGATTCGAACTCGCCACTGACCCGCAACTGCACCCGATCACTGGGCGTCTCGAAGAAGCCGGTGGGCGTCATCGCGTTCTGCTCGTCCAGCGCCTGCTGCACGGCGGTCAGCGGAATGCCCAGCGTGGCCAGCTTGGTGTTGGACAGCTCAACCCAGATTTTCTCGTCCTGCAGGCCAACCAGCTCGACCTTGCCCACGTCGGGCACGCGCTGCAGCTCCAACTGCACGCGATCGGCATAGTCCTTGAGCACGGCGTAGTCAAAACCCTGGCCGGTCAGTGCGTAGATGTTGCCGAAAGTGTCGCCGAATTCGTCGTTGAAGAACGGCCCGACCACGCCCTCGGGCAAGGTGTAGCGGATGTCGCCGACCTTCTTGCGCACCTGGTACCAGAGCTCGGGAATGTCCTTGGAGTGCAGCGAGTCGCGCGCCATGAAGATGACCTGCGATTCGCCGGCGCGCGAGTAGGAGCGGATGAACTCGTACTTGCCGGTGGTCATCAGCGCTTTTTCGATGCGCTCGGTGACCTGCTTGGAGACTTCATCGGCGGTCGCGCCCGGCCATACCGTGCGCACCACCATCGCCTTGAAGGTGAAGGGCGGATCTTCGGACTGGCCCAGGTGGCGATACGACCAGCCGCCAATCAGCGCCAGCACGATCATCGCGAACAGCACCAGGCTGCGGTTGGTCAGCGCCCACTCGGAGAGGTTGAAGCGGCGCATGGGTTCAGCCTTTCTTGGCCGGCGCGACCGGCGCGGACGTGGACAGGGGGCGGTTGTCGCGATCCACCGGGGTCACCGCAGCGCCCTCGCGCAGCAGGTGGCCGCCGCCGGCCACCACCCAATCGCTGGCACTTACGCCGGAGATCACCGGCACTTCGCTTTCGCCGTACGGACCCAGCGTGACCGGACGCAGCGCCACCTTGCCGTCGGCTGGATTGACCACCCACACCGAGGTGCGGCCGTTGCTGCCACGCTGCACTGCCGACAGCGGCAGTTTGAGCGCCGCCTGGGTGCCGGTTTCCTGCACGTAGACGCGCGCACTCTGGCCCAGTTCGACCGCGTTGATGGCATCGCTGGCCAGGCCCACGCGCGCCGCATAGGTGCGGGTCTGCGGGTCTGCGGCGGCGGCGATTTCGCGGATGGTGCCGGGCAGGCGCTGCTCCGGCGCATTCCACAACTCAATCAGCACCGGCTGGCCGATGCGGAATTCGCGGATGCGGTTTTCCGGCAGCGCGATGGCGATTTCGCGGCCGCCGTCGGCGGCCAGTGTGTAGATGGTCTGGCCTGCGGCCACCACCTGCCCGGCTTCCGCCTGGCGGGTGGCGATCAAGCCATCGCGCGGTGCGCGCAACTGCGAATAGCCTTCCTGGTTGCGCATCACCTCCATCTGCGCGCGCGCCGCGCGCGCCTGCCCTTCGGCAGCCTTGTAGGCGGCGTCCTGTGCATCGAAGGTAGACTGGCTGACCAGCTTGTCGCGCACCAGCAGCGCATAGCGGTCACGATCACCTCGGGTGCGCGCCAGTTCGGCATTGGCGGCGGCCAGTTCGGCCTGCGCGGCCTGCGCCTGCAACTGCAGATCACCGGGGTCCAGCACTGCCAGCACTTCGCCGCGCTGCACGCGCGCGCCGGCATCGACATTGCGGCGCACCAGGTTGCCGCCGACCCGGAAAGACAGCGCACTTTCCTCGCGTGCGCGCACTTCACCCGCATAGGCCGTCAGTGCGGCATCGGCGCCGCCACCCGGATGGACGACCATGGCCGGGCGCGGCGTTTCCGCC is part of the Pseudoxanthomonas indica genome and encodes:
- a CDS encoding aspartate/glutamate racemase family protein; this encodes MKTIGLIGGMSWESTIPFYRILNQTIAQRLGGFHSARVLLHSVDFDDYERLQRSGDWDQAGALLAEVARGLEASGADFLVICSNTMHKVVNEVEAAIAIPVLHVVDPTATAITQAGHSVVGLLGTRFTMEEAFYRDRLAARGLQVVIPEADDRDTVHRVIYQELCQGVVSDVSRQAYRGIMARLVAQGATAIILGCTEISLLVGADDASVPLFDTTRLHATATADMALSA
- a CDS encoding low molecular weight protein tyrosine phosphatase family protein, which gives rise to MSLRVLFLCSQNRLRSPTAEQVFADWPGIETSSAGLNQDAENPLTPELLAWSQLVFVMERAHRNKLSSRFKQHLNGQRVICLDIPDDYSYMDPDLVKLLRAKVPRFLPADRG
- a CDS encoding efflux RND transporter permease subunit, whose translation is MRRFNLSEWALTNRSLVLFAMIVLALIGGWSYRHLGQSEDPPFTFKAMVVRTVWPGATADEVSKQVTERIEKALMTTGKYEFIRSYSRAGESQVIFMARDSLHSKDIPELWYQVRKKVGDIRYTLPEGVVGPFFNDEFGDTFGNIYALTGQGFDYAVLKDYADRVQLELQRVPDVGKVELVGLQDEKIWVELSNTKLATLGIPLTAVQQALDEQNAMTPTGFFETPSDRVQLRVSGEFESVEQIRQFPIHANGRTVKLGDIADVHRGFADPSAPRMRFMGEDALGIAVAMKDGGDILKLGDTLEKEFQRLQKTLPVGMQLRKVSDQPHAVEESVGEFVRVLTEAVIIVLVVSFFSLGLRTGLVVAVSIPLVLAMTFAVMHYFGIGLHKISLGALVLALGLLVDDAIIAVEMMAIKMEQGYDRLKAASFAYESTAFPMLTGTLVTAAGFLPIATAASSTGEYTRSLFQVVTIALVVSWIAAVLFIPYLGDKMLPDLGQPRAPKPGSLAARWHAQRARWADRHPAFAGWLQPPSGDHHDHDPYQRPFYQRFRKLLDACLRHRWLVIGITVLAFVLSIVLFRFVPQQFFPDSVRPELMVDLELAEGSSLKATDAQAHKLEKLLAKREGVQNYVAYVGTGSPRFYLPLDQQLPQANFSQFVVLTNDIEAREATRKWLINEVAPQFPDIQFRVTRLENGPPVGYPVQFRVSGEHIDRVQALAQQVADKVRANPNVANVNLDWDEPSKIVRLEIDQDRARALGVSTAQVSNFLTSSLSGLHVSTYREGNELVEILLRGPEQERARMDLLGSLAVPTTSGASVPLSQIATLHYEFEDGIIWHRDRLPTVTVRADINTDSLTAPTVIAQIMPTLEKVRASLPEGYLLQTGGTVEDSARGQNSINAGMPLFLLVVATLLMLQLRSFPRMALVAMTAPLGLIGVTLALLIFRVPFGFVAMLGTIALAGMIMRNSVILVDQIQQDIDAGHDRWHAIIDATVRRFRPIVLTALAAVLAMIPLSRSAFFGPMAVAIMGGLTVATLLTLLFLPALYAAWFKVKPEESGEAAGQ
- a CDS encoding efflux RND transporter periplasmic adaptor subunit; translated protein: MYGLRLVGVNCVLVLGLSACGAGDKPAETPRPAMVVHPGGGADAALTAYAGEVRAREESALSFRVGGNLVRRNVDAGARVQRGEVLAVLDPGDLQLQAQAAQAELAAANAELARTRGDRDRYALLVRDKLVSQSTFDAQDAAYKAAEGQARAARAQMEVMRNQEGYSQLRAPRDGLIATRQAEAGQVVAAGQTIYTLAADGGREIAIALPENRIREFRIGQPVLIELWNAPEQRLPGTIREIAAAADPQTRTYAARVGLASDAINAVELGQSARVYVQETGTQAALKLPLSAVQRGSNGRTSVWVVNPADGKVALRPVTLGPYGESEVPVISGVSASDWVVAGGGHLLREGAAVTPVDRDNRPLSTSAPVAPAKKG